From Candidatus Binataceae bacterium, the proteins below share one genomic window:
- the mutL gene encoding DNA mismatch repair endonuclease MutL — MAERLIHILPEHIASQIAAGEVVERPASALKELVENSLDAGAKSISVEIEGGASALIAVADDGCGMGREDALLSLRRHATSKIRDVNDLGAIRTMGFRGEALASIASVARFRMVTRRAADLAATEIVADGGEVMLRRDCAAAPGTRVEVRELFFNTPARRKFLKTPATEQAAAAEAIQRLALAHWRVAFKFTADGRTVYELARAASPLERTRQLFGTKLAARMLAFDAARSGVRVFGLAATSAESYPTPRMVFTFVNRRAVRDRMLARAVAQAYDTLIPRGRHPAAVVFVELRPDDIDVNVHPMKTEVRFRNSGAVFEAVYHVLRERLADQSASPAPPAVPQRPEPLGALIVASQSEPPLRLVPDVQGAARAEQRALGLGWGPSTAAEVAALYDESARDSAGAHTPGTAGAVAPPVVQTPLGAQVVPLAQPAGAAAGRVPMYSRLRVIGQLFAGYIALEGDDGLILVDQHAAHERVTFEKLRAQVRAGGVHVQAMLAPVAVELNPARAPKVHQALSELRAMGFELEPFGPTTLLLKGAPAVFGAEDGARLFGEMLDAMGEDGFGPGGAGVFEDLLKQLACHGSVRVGRALSGAEIAALLRELDSTEFKTNCPHGRPVHIQWGRGQIERMFRR, encoded by the coding sequence ATGGCTGAACGGCTGATCCACATTCTCCCCGAGCATATCGCAAGCCAGATCGCCGCGGGCGAGGTGGTCGAACGGCCGGCCTCCGCGCTCAAGGAACTGGTCGAGAACTCGCTCGACGCCGGCGCGAAGTCGATAAGCGTCGAGATCGAGGGCGGCGCAAGCGCGCTCATCGCGGTCGCAGACGACGGCTGCGGGATGGGGCGCGAGGACGCGCTGCTCTCGCTGCGTCGCCACGCCACCTCCAAGATCCGTGACGTGAATGACCTCGGTGCAATCCGCACGATGGGCTTTCGCGGCGAGGCGCTCGCCTCGATCGCGAGCGTCGCGCGCTTTCGGATGGTGACGCGGCGGGCCGCCGACCTCGCCGCCACCGAGATTGTCGCCGATGGCGGCGAGGTCATGCTCAGGCGCGATTGCGCGGCCGCGCCCGGCACCCGGGTCGAAGTGCGCGAGCTCTTCTTCAACACGCCCGCGCGGCGCAAGTTCCTCAAGACGCCAGCCACCGAGCAGGCCGCGGCAGCCGAGGCGATTCAGCGCCTGGCGCTTGCCCATTGGCGGGTTGCTTTCAAGTTCACGGCCGACGGCCGCACGGTGTACGAACTTGCACGCGCGGCCTCGCCGCTGGAGCGGACGCGCCAGCTCTTCGGCACCAAGCTGGCGGCACGGATGCTTGCCTTCGACGCCGCGCGGTCGGGCGTGCGCGTCTTCGGCCTCGCCGCGACCAGCGCCGAGTCCTATCCGACGCCCCGGATGGTCTTCACTTTCGTCAATCGGCGCGCGGTGCGCGACCGGATGCTGGCGCGGGCGGTGGCGCAGGCCTACGACACGCTCATCCCGCGCGGACGCCATCCCGCCGCCGTCGTCTTCGTCGAACTGCGCCCCGACGACATCGACGTGAACGTTCATCCGATGAAGACCGAGGTGCGCTTTCGCAACTCGGGTGCGGTCTTCGAAGCGGTCTATCATGTGCTGCGCGAGCGGCTTGCCGACCAGAGCGCATCCCCCGCGCCGCCCGCGGTGCCGCAGCGTCCCGAGCCGCTCGGCGCGCTAATCGTTGCCTCGCAATCCGAGCCGCCGCTGCGCCTGGTGCCGGACGTTCAGGGGGCGGCGCGCGCCGAGCAGCGCGCGCTGGGACTCGGATGGGGTCCGAGCACGGCGGCCGAAGTTGCCGCGCTCTACGACGAATCCGCGCGCGACTCAGCCGGCGCCCATACGCCCGGGACCGCCGGCGCGGTGGCGCCGCCCGTGGTGCAGACCCCCTTGGGAGCGCAGGTGGTGCCGCTGGCACAACCGGCGGGGGCGGCGGCCGGACGGGTCCCGATGTATTCGCGGCTGCGCGTGATCGGCCAGCTCTTCGCGGGCTATATCGCACTCGAGGGCGACGACGGGCTTATTCTGGTTGACCAGCACGCCGCCCATGAGCGCGTGACCTTCGAGAAGCTTCGCGCCCAGGTGCGCGCGGGCGGGGTGCACGTGCAGGCGATGCTCGCGCCGGTTGCGGTCGAGCTCAATCCGGCACGCGCCCCGAAAGTCCATCAGGCGCTCAGCGAGCTGCGGGCGATGGGCTTCGAGCTCGAGCCGTTTGGCCCGACGACGCTGCTGCTCAAGGGCGCGCCTGCGGTCTTCGGCGCCGAGGACGGCGCGCGCCTGTTCGGCGAGATGCTGGACGCGATGGGCGAAGACGGCTTCGGTCCGGGCGGCGCCGGCGTCTTCGAGGATCTGCTCAAGCAGCTCGCTTGTCACGGCTCGGTGCGCGTGGGGCGGGCGCTGAGCGGAGCAGAGATCGCGGCGCTGCTGCGCGAGCTGGACAGTACCGAGTTCAAGACCAATTGCCCGCACGGCCGCCCGGTGCATATCCAGTGGGGACGCGGGCAGATCGAGCGGATGTTCCGGCGATGA
- the miaA gene encoding tRNA (adenosine(37)-N6)-dimethylallyltransferase MiaA: protein MSIVAREESAPGAARAPGAVEAIRVGFIVGPTGAGKTAIALELAERLGAEIVNADSRQVYRGLDVGTAKPTAEERRRVPHHLIDVRDPSAPLDVAGFVALARGAIADIAARGRAPLVVGGSGLYLRVLRGGIFAGPPAAPELRRELAALAAARGVECLHAWLAEVDPAAAGRIGHNDLYRITRALEVYRLTGQPISVHQERHRFAARPYETLTLGIAMERKRLYEAIDRRFDEMVARGLVGEVRALLAAGCDPGRAPLRTVGYRQIAAAVRGETALEEAIALAKRDTRRLAKRQLTWFRADPEIRWIDAERGLEQAFEMLSAFFARAERAGI, encoded by the coding sequence ATGAGCATCGTGGCTCGCGAAGAAAGCGCGCCCGGCGCCGCGCGCGCGCCCGGCGCGGTCGAAGCCATCCGCGTCGGCTTTATCGTGGGGCCGACCGGCGCCGGCAAGACGGCGATCGCGCTTGAGCTTGCCGAACGGCTGGGCGCCGAGATCGTCAACGCCGACTCGCGCCAGGTCTATCGCGGGCTCGATGTCGGCACGGCCAAGCCGACCGCCGAGGAGCGCCGCCGCGTCCCACATCATCTGATCGACGTGCGCGATCCCTCCGCCCCGCTGGACGTTGCGGGGTTCGTCGCGCTCGCGCGGGGCGCGATCGCCGATATCGCGGCGCGCGGCCGCGCGCCGCTGGTGGTCGGCGGCAGCGGGCTTTATCTGCGCGTGCTGCGCGGTGGGATCTTCGCCGGGCCGCCGGCCGCGCCCGAGTTGCGCCGCGAGCTGGCCGCGCTCGCCGCCGCGCGCGGCGTCGAGTGCCTGCATGCGTGGCTGGCCGAGGTCGATCCCGCCGCTGCCGGACGGATCGGCCATAACGACCTCTACCGCATCACGCGCGCGCTGGAGGTCTATCGTCTGACCGGCCAGCCGATAAGCGTCCACCAGGAGCGCCATCGCTTCGCCGCGCGTCCGTACGAGACGCTGACCCTGGGAATCGCGATGGAGCGCAAGCGACTGTACGAGGCGATCGATCGCCGTTTCGACGAGATGGTCGCGCGCGGGCTGGTGGGCGAGGTGCGCGCGCTGCTTGCCGCCGGATGCGATCCCGGGCGGGCGCCGCTGCGCACGGTTGGCTACCGGCAGATCGCGGCCGCGGTGCGCGGCGAGACCGCGCTCGAGGAGGCTATCGCGCTCGCCAAGCGCGATACCCGCCGGCTCGCCAAGCGCCAGCTCACCTGGTTCCGCGCCGATCCCGAGATCAGGTGGATTGACGCGGAGCGCGGGCTTGAGCAAGCTTTCGAGATGCTGAGCGCGTTCTTCGCGCGCGCGGAGCGCGCCGGCATCTGA
- a CDS encoding acetyl-CoA carboxylase carboxyltransferase subunit alpha, whose translation MATTEHNRARAENPPSEASVSAAAAASAGAPSAIERVRLARNPARPQTLDYVQHLVRGFFEIHGDRRFADDGAIVGGLGYLGRQPVAIVGHQRGRSTQERIRRNFGKPHPEGYRKAARLYQLADRFGLPLITFIDTQGAEPGVGAEERGQAEAIAANLELMMRLETPVVACVIGEGGSGGALALGVANAILMQENACYSVITPEGCAAILWREGGPERVADAAAALRLSAPDLRALGIADEVVGEPPGGAHLDPPRAARELGRALERHLARLARLSPARLRRERERKFAAMGAVFLRRGRVENPGALG comes from the coding sequence ATGGCAACCACAGAACATAACCGCGCCCGCGCGGAGAATCCGCCGAGCGAGGCGAGCGTGTCGGCCGCGGCCGCCGCGTCCGCCGGCGCGCCGAGCGCGATCGAGCGGGTACGCCTCGCGCGCAATCCCGCCCGCCCGCAGACGCTCGACTACGTCCAGCATCTTGTGCGCGGGTTCTTCGAGATCCATGGCGATCGCCGCTTCGCCGACGATGGCGCGATCGTCGGCGGGCTCGGCTACTTGGGCCGCCAGCCGGTTGCGATCGTCGGCCATCAGCGCGGCCGTTCGACCCAGGAACGGATCCGGCGCAACTTCGGCAAGCCGCATCCCGAGGGCTACCGCAAGGCGGCGCGCCTCTACCAGCTCGCCGACCGCTTCGGCCTGCCGCTCATCACGTTTATCGACACCCAGGGCGCCGAGCCCGGAGTGGGCGCCGAGGAGCGCGGCCAGGCCGAAGCGATCGCGGCGAATCTGGAGCTGATGATGCGGCTTGAAACGCCAGTGGTGGCCTGCGTGATCGGCGAGGGCGGCTCGGGCGGCGCGCTCGCGCTCGGCGTGGCCAACGCGATCCTGATGCAGGAGAACGCCTGCTACTCGGTGATCACGCCCGAGGGATGCGCCGCGATCCTGTGGCGCGAGGGCGGTCCCGAGCGGGTTGCCGACGCCGCCGCTGCGCTCAGGCTCTCGGCGCCCGACCTGCGCGCGCTGGGGATCGCCGATGAGGTGGTCGGCGAGCCGCCCGGTGGCGCGCATCTCGACCCGCCGCGCGCCGCGCGCGAACTGGGGCGCGCGCTCGAGCGCCATCTCGCCCGCCTTGCGCGGCTCAGTCCCGCGCGCCTGCGCCGCGAGCGCGAGCGCAAGTTCGCCGCGATGGGCGCGGTGTTTCTGCGGCGCGGGCGCGTTGAAAATCCCGGCGCGTTGGGTTAG
- the pheA gene encoding prephenate dehydratase, with the protein MASRKSSGACTPRANLARLRARIDEINLELLRLLNERAEAAQEIGRLKQAEGAPIYQPAREREVLDQVAARNPGPLRAEHVRRIFVEIISACTALEHPLRVAYLGPEYTYSHEAARMRFGASAEFLAQPSIAAVFAALDAGRADFGVVPVENSTEGSVTLTLDLLIDTPLVIIGEILLPIRHALMSREGEAGALRRILSHQQSLAQCRNYLAANFPHCELEAVASNTVAAQRAAGEPGAAAIASEAAAAAYGLRVIARNIQDSAQNATRFLVMGRKPVARSGADRTTALFAVRDKVGALHEALSIFARNRINISKIESRPLRSRPWEYLFFVDLGGHRDDPRLRRALGELGRKALFLKVLGSYPEDRQAGA; encoded by the coding sequence ATGGCCTCGCGCAAATCCTCCGGCGCCTGCACGCCGCGCGCCAATCTTGCCCGCCTGCGCGCGCGCATAGACGAGATCAACCTCGAACTCCTGCGCCTGCTCAACGAGCGTGCCGAGGCGGCCCAGGAGATTGGCCGGCTCAAGCAGGCCGAGGGCGCGCCGATCTACCAGCCGGCGCGCGAGCGCGAGGTGCTCGACCAGGTGGCCGCGCGCAATCCGGGACCGCTGCGGGCCGAGCACGTGCGGCGGATTTTCGTCGAGATAATTTCTGCCTGCACCGCGCTCGAACATCCGCTGCGCGTCGCCTATCTCGGCCCCGAGTACACCTATTCGCACGAAGCGGCGCGGATGCGCTTCGGGGCGAGCGCCGAGTTCCTGGCCCAGCCCTCGATCGCGGCGGTGTTCGCCGCGCTCGACGCTGGGCGCGCCGATTTCGGCGTGGTGCCGGTGGAGAATTCCACTGAGGGCTCGGTTACGCTTACGCTTGACCTCCTGATCGATACGCCGCTGGTGATAATCGGCGAAATCCTGCTGCCGATCCGGCACGCCCTGATGTCGCGCGAGGGCGAGGCCGGCGCGCTGCGCCGCATCCTGTCGCATCAGCAGTCGCTCGCGCAATGCCGCAACTATCTGGCGGCCAACTTTCCGCACTGCGAACTGGAGGCGGTGGCCTCCAACACCGTCGCCGCGCAGCGCGCGGCGGGCGAGCCCGGGGCGGCGGCGATCGCCTCGGAAGCCGCGGCCGCCGCCTACGGACTGCGGGTGATCGCGCGCAATATCCAGGACTCGGCACAGAATGCCACGCGCTTCCTGGTGATGGGGCGCAAGCCGGTTGCGCGCAGCGGCGCCGACCGGACCACGGCGCTCTTCGCGGTGCGCGACAAGGTTGGCGCCCTGCACGAGGCGCTCAGCATCTTCGCCCGCAACCGCATCAACATCTCGAAGATCGAATCGCGCCCGCTGCGCTCGCGGCCGTGGGAATACCTCTTCTTCGTCGATCTCGGCGGCCATCGCGACGACCCGCGCCTGCGCCGCGCACTGGGCGAACTGGGACGCAAAGCCCTTTTTTTGAAGGTGCTGGGATCGTATCCTGAGGACAGGCAGGCTGGCGCGTAG
- the hisC gene encoding histidinol-phosphate transaminase: MLPAVAALHPYEPGKPIEEVQRELGIGEPAKLASNENPIGPSPRALAAIRAALGELHRYPDGSSWSLRHKIAAKHKVSPDRIFMGSGSCEILNLLVYLFLRPGMNAVIADHSFVIYRLAIAASGGMAKVVPLREDYVFDLDAMADAIDERTALVFLGNPNNPTGTIYRKPQWRRFLERVPERVVIVADEAYFEFVRDPDYPDSLEDQDGHRLLVTLRTFSKIFGLAGLRVGYAVAREDIVRLLNNVRQPFNVTSLGQVAVAAGMDDHEHVARTLEVNARGMEYLEGELRRLGLSFVPSQANFILADVGEGRAVYEKLLREGVIVRPMNGYGLPRHVRISVGLPEENRRLIAALERVL; this comes from the coding sequence GTGCTTCCCGCGGTTGCCGCGCTCCATCCCTACGAGCCGGGCAAGCCGATCGAAGAGGTCCAGCGCGAACTGGGAATCGGCGAGCCGGCCAAGCTCGCCTCCAATGAGAATCCGATCGGCCCCTCGCCCCGGGCGCTGGCGGCGATTCGCGCCGCGCTCGGTGAGCTCCATCGCTACCCCGACGGCTCGAGTTGGAGCCTGCGCCACAAGATCGCGGCCAAGCACAAGGTCAGCCCCGACCGGATTTTCATGGGCTCGGGCTCATGCGAGATCCTCAACCTGCTGGTTTACCTGTTCCTGCGCCCGGGGATGAACGCGGTGATCGCCGATCACTCCTTCGTGATCTACCGGCTCGCGATCGCCGCCTCGGGCGGGATGGCCAAGGTGGTGCCGCTGCGCGAGGACTACGTCTTCGACCTCGACGCGATGGCAGACGCGATCGACGAGCGCACCGCGCTGGTCTTTCTCGGCAATCCCAACAACCCGACCGGCACGATCTATCGCAAGCCCCAGTGGCGCCGGTTTCTGGAGCGCGTGCCCGAGCGGGTGGTGATCGTCGCCGATGAGGCCTACTTCGAGTTCGTGCGCGACCCCGACTATCCCGACTCGCTCGAGGACCAAGACGGGCACCGTCTGCTGGTCACGCTGCGCACGTTCTCCAAGATTTTCGGGCTTGCCGGCCTGCGCGTCGGCTACGCGGTCGCCCGCGAGGATATCGTGCGGCTGCTCAACAACGTGCGTCAGCCTTTCAACGTCACCTCGCTGGGCCAAGTCGCGGTCGCGGCGGGGATGGACGATCACGAGCATGTCGCGCGCACGCTGGAGGTCAACGCGCGCGGGATGGAGTATCTCGAAGGCGAGCTGCGCCGGCTGGGGCTCTCCTTTGTCCCGAGCCAGGCCAACTTCATTCTGGCCGACGTTGGCGAGGGGCGTGCGGTGTACGAAAAACTTCTGCGCGAGGGCGTGATCGTGCGCCCGATGAACGGCTACGGGCTGCCCCGCCACGTGCGCATCAGCGTTGGCCTGCCCGAGGAAAACCGCCGCCTGATCGCCGCGCTTGAGCGGGTGCTCTGA
- a CDS encoding prephenate dehydrogenase/arogenate dehydrogenase family protein, which yields MAVLFKQMTVCGVGLIGGSLALIAKRDGLVERVVGLGRTQHNLDVALQRGIVDRATRDPAEAARGADLVVLAVPVRTMPETLAAMAPHLPPEAVITDVGSVKGWVVDALEPLLGPRMALVAMHPVAGKETTGAAAADQELFVGRRAILTPSARTTPAALERVERLWRATGARVERMSAGEHDEILARASHLPQIVASALAAALEGGRVGGRVAAGYGAGGLRDTTRIAASSAEMWRDIVLTNREAIVAALELFRTSFDEFARAIAEGDGARFEALFERGRAMREGLK from the coding sequence ATGGCGGTACTATTCAAGCAGATGACGGTATGCGGGGTGGGCCTTATCGGCGGCTCGCTCGCGCTGATTGCCAAACGCGACGGACTGGTCGAGCGGGTGGTCGGACTCGGCCGCACGCAGCACAACCTCGACGTCGCACTCCAACGCGGGATTGTCGATCGCGCCACCCGCGATCCGGCCGAGGCGGCGCGCGGCGCCGACCTCGTCGTGCTCGCGGTGCCGGTGCGCACGATGCCCGAGACGCTGGCCGCGATGGCGCCGCATCTGCCGCCCGAGGCGGTGATAACCGACGTCGGCAGCGTCAAGGGATGGGTGGTGGACGCGCTCGAGCCGCTACTCGGGCCGCGGATGGCACTGGTCGCGATGCATCCGGTGGCCGGCAAGGAGACCACGGGCGCCGCGGCCGCGGACCAGGAACTCTTCGTCGGCCGGCGCGCGATCCTGACCCCGTCGGCGCGCACCACGCCCGCCGCGCTCGAGCGCGTCGAGCGCCTGTGGCGCGCAACCGGCGCGCGGGTCGAGCGGATGTCTGCCGGCGAACACGACGAGATTCTCGCCCGCGCAAGCCATCTGCCGCAGATCGTCGCCAGCGCGCTCGCCGCCGCGCTCGAAGGTGGGCGCGTGGGCGGGCGCGTCGCAGCCGGCTACGGCGCCGGCGGCTTGCGCGACACGACGCGGATTGCGGCTTCGTCGGCCGAGATGTGGCGCGATATCGTGCTCACCAATCGCGAGGCGATCGTGGCCGCGCTCGAGCTGTTCCGCACAAGTTTCGACGAGTTCGCGCGCGCGATCGCCGAGGGCGATGGCGCGCGCTTCGAGGCCCTGTTCGAGCGCGGGCGGGCGATGCGCGAGGGGCTGAAATGA
- the cmk gene encoding (d)CMP kinase gives MKRARPIVAIDGPVGAGKSTVAQRLARALGFEYVNTGAMYRAVALAARAAGIDAGDSAAERELEKLLARTRIEFSAGRILLDGRDVSGAIADSEVGELASRLSTLGVVRARMRELQRAAGARGGVVMEGRDIGTAVFPDAEFKFFLDASAEVRAERRFRELAARGVATSRDEVLAALRERDRRDSERALAPLRPAPDAIVVDSSARTIDEVVALMATRVRTRASAA, from the coding sequence ATGAAGCGCGCGCGGCCGATAGTCGCAATCGACGGGCCGGTCGGCGCGGGCAAATCGACGGTCGCGCAGCGCCTGGCACGCGCGCTCGGCTTCGAGTACGTCAACACCGGCGCGATGTATCGGGCGGTCGCGCTGGCGGCGCGCGCTGCGGGAATCGATGCCGGCGATTCCGCCGCCGAGCGCGAGCTGGAGAAGCTGCTCGCGCGGACGCGAATCGAATTTTCCGCCGGACGCATCCTGCTCGACGGGCGCGACGTAAGCGGCGCGATCGCAGACTCGGAAGTCGGCGAGCTGGCCTCGCGCTTGTCCACGCTGGGCGTGGTGCGCGCGCGGATGCGCGAGTTGCAGCGGGCCGCGGGCGCGCGCGGCGGCGTGGTGATGGAAGGACGCGACATCGGCACCGCGGTATTTCCCGACGCCGAGTTCAAGTTTTTTCTCGACGCCAGCGCCGAGGTCCGCGCCGAGCGGCGCTTTCGCGAACTCGCGGCGCGCGGCGTCGCGACCAGCCGCGACGAGGTGCTCGCGGCGCTGCGCGAGCGCGACCGGCGCGACAGCGAGCGCGCGCTGGCGCCGCTGCGCCCGGCGCCCGATGCGATCGTCGTGGACTCGAGCGCGCGCACGATCGACGAGGTGGTGGCGTTGATGGCGACGCGGGTGCGCACGCGCGCGAGCGCAGCTTAG
- a CDS encoding 30S ribosomal protein S1: MEKALSDKSHGGDNDFQSLMEQSLRAPRSGDVLTGTVLLITRDHVIIDINYKCEGQVPLAEFLDHEGNVVVREGDEVDVYFEGTETENGTVTLSHAKAEKFKVWRELERAFQSETAVEGVILGKVKGGLQVDIGVPAFLPGSHVDIRPARNLDRYIGQRGRFQILKFNRARGNVVVSRRSVIERERAELKEQTLKVLEEGVILEGVVKNITDYGAFVDLGGLDGLLHITDMSWGRLQHPSEAVKVGDKVKVVVLKYDPARERVSLGMKQIMPDPWASAAQNYPVGARLRGKVVSVTDYGAFVELEKGVEGLIHVSEMSWSKRAVHPSKVVNQGDLVEVQVLGVDEGNRRISLGLKQTEPNPWQELAQKHPVGSAVHGKVKSITDFGVFVEIEPGIDGLVHISDLSWTRKVRHPSEIYKKGDEVDAVVLGIDVENERISLGIKQLAADPWSTVAQRYPLNTKVRGKVSSVADFGVFVELEEGIEGLIHISQLSNERVDKPSALYKAGDEVNALVVQVDSRERRIGLSIKALKQHEEREEMQAYLKREHEAARFSMEDILNEELRLDREEGGRTGARGRGREQR, from the coding sequence ATGGAGAAAGCTTTGTCGGATAAGTCGCACGGAGGAGATAATGATTTTCAGTCGCTGATGGAACAGAGTCTGCGGGCTCCGCGCTCCGGCGATGTGCTCACCGGAACGGTCCTGCTGATCACCCGCGATCACGTCATTATCGACATCAACTACAAGTGCGAAGGCCAGGTGCCGCTCGCCGAGTTCCTCGACCACGAGGGCAACGTCGTGGTCAGGGAAGGCGACGAGGTCGACGTCTATTTCGAGGGCACCGAGACCGAGAACGGCACGGTCACGCTCTCCCATGCCAAGGCCGAGAAGTTCAAGGTCTGGCGCGAGCTGGAGCGCGCCTTCCAGAGCGAGACCGCGGTGGAGGGCGTGATCCTGGGCAAGGTCAAAGGCGGTTTGCAGGTGGACATCGGCGTGCCCGCCTTTCTGCCCGGCTCGCATGTCGACATCCGTCCCGCGCGCAACCTCGACCGCTATATCGGCCAGCGCGGCCGCTTCCAGATCCTCAAGTTCAACCGCGCGCGCGGCAACGTCGTGGTCTCGCGCCGCTCGGTCATCGAGCGCGAGCGCGCCGAACTCAAGGAGCAGACCCTCAAGGTGCTCGAGGAGGGCGTGATCCTCGAGGGCGTGGTCAAGAACATCACCGACTACGGCGCCTTCGTCGACCTCGGCGGACTCGACGGCCTGCTCCACATCACCGACATGTCCTGGGGCCGCCTGCAGCATCCCTCCGAGGCGGTCAAGGTCGGCGACAAGGTCAAAGTGGTGGTGCTCAAGTACGACCCCGCGCGCGAACGGGTGTCGCTCGGCATGAAGCAAATCATGCCCGACCCGTGGGCGAGCGCGGCGCAGAACTATCCGGTCGGCGCGCGTCTGCGCGGCAAGGTGGTGAGCGTGACCGACTACGGCGCCTTCGTCGAGCTCGAGAAGGGCGTCGAGGGGCTGATCCACGTTTCCGAGATGAGCTGGAGCAAGCGCGCGGTGCATCCCTCGAAGGTCGTCAACCAGGGCGACCTCGTCGAGGTCCAGGTGCTCGGCGTCGACGAGGGAAACCGGCGCATCTCGCTGGGCCTTAAGCAGACCGAGCCCAACCCCTGGCAGGAGCTCGCGCAGAAGCATCCTGTCGGCTCGGCCGTGCACGGCAAGGTCAAGTCGATCACCGACTTCGGCGTGTTCGTCGAGATCGAGCCGGGCATCGACGGTCTGGTCCACATCTCCGACCTTTCGTGGACGCGCAAGGTGCGCCATCCCTCGGAGATTTACAAGAAGGGCGACGAGGTTGACGCGGTGGTGCTCGGCATCGACGTCGAGAACGAACGCATCAGCCTCGGCATCAAACAGCTCGCCGCGGACCCGTGGTCAACTGTCGCGCAGCGTTATCCACTCAACACCAAGGTGCGCGGCAAGGTAAGCTCGGTTGCCGACTTCGGCGTGTTCGTCGAGCTGGAGGAAGGGATCGAGGGGCTCATCCACATCTCGCAGCTCAGCAACGAGCGGGTGGACAAGCCCTCGGCGCTGTACAAGGCGGGCGACGAGGTGAACGCGCTGGTGGTTCAGGTTGACAGCCGCGAGCGCAGGATCGGGCTGTCGATCAAGGCGCTCAAGCAGCACGAGGAGCGCGAGGAGATGCAGGCCTATCTCAAGCGCGAGCACGAGGCGGCGCGCTTTTCAATGGAAGACATCCTCAACGAGGAGCTGCGTCTGGACCGCGAGGAAGGCGGGCGCACGGGCGCCCGCGGGCGGGGCCGCGAGCAGCGCTAG
- a CDS encoding HU family DNA-binding protein, translating to MTRRGIIEELLARRRGVTHRQAETAVNAMFEEMARVLADGGRIEIRGFGSFDTKQRRARHGRNPRTGDVVEVAPKRVPFFRAGKELRAGLNGGGGEQARSA from the coding sequence ATGACCAGGCGCGGCATCATCGAGGAATTACTCGCGCGGCGGCGCGGCGTCACCCATCGCCAGGCCGAGACCGCGGTCAACGCGATGTTCGAGGAGATGGCGCGGGTGTTGGCCGATGGCGGCCGGATCGAGATTCGCGGCTTCGGCAGCTTCGATACCAAGCAGCGGCGCGCCCGCCACGGGCGCAACCCGCGCACCGGCGACGTGGTCGAGGTGGCGCCCAAGCGGGTGCCCTTCTTTCGCGCCGGCAAAGAGCTGCGCGCGGGGCTGAATGGCGGCGGCGGCGAACAGGCGCGCTCGGCCTGA
- a CDS encoding HIT domain-containing protein → MAAAANRRARPEAPGAAERLWAPWRAAYLRTAGKPARGCIFCVGDLDARERRRRLILYAGAQALVMLNRYPYNNGHLMIAPRRHLASPERLSRAERAALAELQAEAVVRLRRALKPAGFNLGANLGRSAGAGFADHMHWHVVPRWEGDTNFMPVLAHTRVLSQHLEESFRLLAPLFKAVSAAIS, encoded by the coding sequence ATGGCGGCGGCGGCGAACAGGCGCGCTCGGCCTGAAGCGCCGGGCGCTGCGGAGCGGCTGTGGGCGCCGTGGCGCGCGGCCTACCTGCGCACGGCAGGCAAGCCCGCGCGCGGATGCATCTTCTGCGTCGGCGATCTGGACGCCCGCGAGCGCCGGCGCCGGCTGATCCTGTACGCAGGAGCGCAGGCGCTGGTGATGCTCAACCGCTATCCCTACAACAACGGGCACCTGATGATCGCGCCGCGCCGCCATCTCGCCTCGCCCGAGCGGCTCTCGCGCGCGGAGCGCGCCGCACTTGCCGAGTTGCAGGCCGAGGCGGTTGTGCGGCTGCGCCGCGCGCTCAAGCCCGCGGGCTTCAACCTCGGCGCCAACCTTGGGCGCAGCGCGGGCGCCGGCTTTGCCGACCATATGCACTGGCACGTGGTTCCGCGATGGGAGGGCGACACCAACTTCATGCCGGTGCTCGCCCACACGCGCGTACTTTCCCAGCATCTCGAGGAATCGTTCAGGCTGCTCGCGCCGCTTTTCAAGGCGGTCAGCGCTGCCATATCCTAG